The Nocardia sp. BMG51109 nucleotide sequence CCGGCTATCACCCGAAAGGGTCGCCGAATATGATCGTCGTGGACAAGGGTTCGCCGGTGCGGTCGCTGAGCGAGCTGGCAGGCAAGAAGGTGTCCTCCAGCGTGGGCTCGGCCAGCGACGGCCTGCTGCGGCAGGCATTGAGCCGCAACGGAATAGATCCGAAGTCCGGTGTCGAAGTGCTGAACCAGCAGCCACAGATCGGCGCCTCGGCGCTGGAATCCGGTCAGGTGCAGGCGCTGTCGCAGTTCGTGGCGTGGCCTGGGCTGCTGGTCTTCCAGGACAAGGCGAAACTTCTGTTCGACGGTGCCGAGCTGAACGTGCCCACGTTCCACGGAGTGGTCGCCCGGCACGGCTACACCGAGCAGCATCCGGAGGTTCTCGACGCCTTCCTGCGGGCACAGCTGGACGCCACCGACTTTCTGCATCAGCGTCCCCTCGAGGCCGCGAAGCTGGTGGCCGAAGGGTCGGGCCTACCGCAGGAGGTCGTGTACCTCTACAACGGCCCCGGCGGCATCTCGTTCGACACCCCGTTGAAGCCGGATCTGATCCGGGCGTTCAAAGGCGATGTGCCGTACCTGAAGTCGATCGGTGACTTCGCCGACCTGGACATCGACAAGTTCGTCGACGACGCGCCGCTGCGCAGGGCATTCGCCGAACGCGGTGCCGACTACAACGCCGCCGTGGGCAATCCGGCCAACCCCGCGCCGATCACCGGCACCGATCCGCTGACCAACGGCCCGGTGACCGACCCGGCGCGGGCGAGCGAGGTCTGGACCGACGGCCAGGACACCGCTCAGCCGGCCGCCGACCCGACCAGCCTGCTGCGCGCCGTGAAATTGGCTCGGGCACAGGGGAAGAAGGTCCGTGCCGCCTATGTGCCCGACGCCGAACTCGGCACCCGCTGGTTCGCCGACAAGGCGCTCTGGGTGCGCGACGGCGACACCTACCTACCGTTCACCACACCGGCTGCGGCGCAACGCTATCTCGCCGCGCACCCGACCGGCGCCCAGGTGTCGTTCGAGCAAGCCGTCGGCGAGGTCCGGTCGTGAGAAAGAGACGCATGAGCACCGGCGGAGTTCGAGCCCGGATCGTGCGCGCACTGACCGACGAACCGGCAGCCGCGGCGACGGCACGCGCAGTAGGCCCTACCTGCCCGAACTCTCGACTCGCCCGGGAACCGGTCGCCATGGCATCGGGCGGAGACGTTCCGAGGAAGGCGCGCCCATGAGCACCGGGACGATTCAGGTCGATACCGCAACCACTCTCGCGGAAGAACGTGCGCCCGAAACGAGGCCGGTCGCCGGCGGGCCCGGGGTATGGCGGTCGCGGGCCGTCCGGGCGCTGTCGATCGTCATTGCCGTTGTCGTGTGGCAGCTGTTGACCGCCAACGACGTTCGGCTGTGGGTGCGGTTCGACACGCTGCCGACGGTGACCGAGATCCTGCGGGCGCTGGGGCGGCAGCTGGGCACCGGCACCTACTGGCTGGATCTGGCGCAGTCGTTGATCCGCATCCTCAGCGGCTTCGCGTCGGCCGCCGTGATCGGTGTGGGAAGTGGTGTGGCACTGGGTCGTTCGCGGGCGTTTTCCGACATCTTCGGGCCGCTGACCGAACTGGCCCGGCCGATTCCGGCGATCGCGATCGTGCCGGTGGCGATTCTGCTGTTCCCCACCGACGAGGCCGGGATCGTGTTCATCACCTTCCTGGCCGCCTACTTCCCGATCATGGTCAGCACCCGCCATGCCGTGCGCGCGCTGCCGACGATCTGGGAGGACTCGGTGCGCACCCAGGGTGGTGGCCGATGGGACGTGCTGGTTCGAGTGGTGTTGCCGGGCAGCCTGCCGGGGGTCTTCAGCGGGCTGTCGGTGGGCATCGGGGTGGCGTGGATCTGTGTGGTGTCGGCCGAGATGATCTCGGGCCGTCTGGGTGTCGGCTATCGGACCTGGCAGGCGTACACGATCGTGGACTATCCCGGGGTGTTCGTCGGCATCATCACCATCGGGGTGCTGGGATTCGTCACCTCGGCGATGGTGGAGCTGTTCGGCCGCCGAGTCACGCGCTGGCTGCCGCGAGCGGAGGAGACGGCGAAATGAGTACCGCGGTGGAGGACGAAAAAGACTCGGCTGCAACGAGTTTGGTACTCGATGGCGTCGAGCTGGGTTATTCCGGCGCGTCGGTCGTGCGGAATCTCACCCTGACGATCGGTCCGGGCGAGATCCTCGTCCTGACCGGGCCGTCCGGATGCGGCAAGTCGACGGTACTGCGGGCGCTGGCCGGGCTCCTTCCGCCCCGAGCGGGCCGGATGACGGCCGGCGACACCGAGATCACCGGCCCGTCCCGCGACCGGGCAATGGTGTTCCAGGACAACGCGCTACTGCCCTGGCGCACGGTGCGATCCAATATCGAACTGGCACTGAAGCTGCGCGGCGCACCGCGGGCCGGGCGCCGGGAACGGGCCGAGCGCTGGATCGACGAGGTGGGCCTCACCGGCTTCGGCGACTACCTGCCCAAGAGCCTGTCCGGCGGTATGCGCCAGCGGGTCCAACTGGCCCGCGGCCTGGCCGGGGAGCCGCGGGCGGTGCTGATGGACGAGCCGTTCGGCGCCCTCGACGCCCCGACCCGCGCCACCATGCAGCGGTTGCTGATCGACACCTGGCGGTCGCATCCGGTCACCGTCGTCTTCGTCACCCACGACGTGGACGAGGCGCTGCTGCTCGGCGACCGCGTCGCGGTGCTGGGCCGCGCCGCGCAACCGCTGCGCGCCCGCTTCGAGGTGCCGCATCCCCGCGACGATGTCGACAGGTCGACACTACGTACGGAAATCCTTGCCGCCCTGGATTATTCGGGCGATTTCACCGCGTCCGTGTAGTGACCCTTCTTCCCCGGAGCATGTGCCGATGAACATTCCCGACCTGTCCGAAACCGCCCGGCTCGACTGTGACGTCCTGGTGATCGGCGGCGGCACGGCGGGCACCATGGCCGCGCTGACCGCCGCCGAGAACGGGGCGAACGTACTGCTGCTGGAAAAGGCGCACGTGCGGCATTCCGGAGCCCTGGCGATGGGCATGGACGGTGTGAACAACGCCGTCGTCCCGGGTAAGGCGGTGCCCGAGGACTACGTCGCCGAGATCACCCGGGCCAACGACGGAATCGTCGACCAGCGCACCGTCTACCAGACCGCGACCCGCGGTTTCGCGATGGTGCAGCGGCTGGAGCGTTACGGGGTGAAGTTCGAGAAGGACGCCTACGGCGAGTACGCGGTGCGCCGGGTGCATCGCTCCGGCTCGTACGTGCTGCCGATGCCGGAGGGCAAGGACGTCAAGAAGGCGCTGTATCGCGTACTGCGGCAACGGAAGATGCGCGAACGCATCCGCATCGAGAATCGGCTGATGCCGGTTCGGGTTCTCACCCAGGACGGGCGCGCGGTCGGCGCCGCCGCATTGCACACGCGCACCGGTGAATTCGTCGCGATCGGCGCGAAGGCGGTGATCCTCGCGACCGGCGCGTGCGGGCGTCTGGGACTGCCGGCGTCCGGATATCTGTACGGCACGTACGAGAATCCGACGAATGCGGGCGACGGCTACGCGATGGCCTACCACGCGGGGGCGGAGCTGTCGGGCATCGAATGTTTCCAGATCAACCCGCTGATCAAGGATTACAACGGCCCGGCCTGCGCGTACGTGGCGAATCCGTTCGGCGGATACCAGGTCAACGCGCAGGGCGAACGCTTCGTGGACTCGGACTACTGGTCCGGCCAGATGATGTCGGAGGTCAAGCGGGAGATCGAATCCGCTCGGGGGCCCATCTATCTGAAGGTGACTCATCTGCCGCACGAGACGCTGTCGGCGCTCGAAGGCATCCTGCACACCACCGAGCGGCCCACCCGCGGCACCTTCCACGCCAATCGCGGGCACGATTACCGGACTCACGACGTGGAGATGCACATCTCCGAAATCGGCTTGTGCAGTGGGCATTCCGCATCGGGTGTGTGGGTGGACGAGCACGCCCGCACGACCGTCCCGGGGCTGTACGCGGCCGGTGATCTGGCATGCGTGCCGCACAACTACATGATCGGCGCGTTCGTATTCGGCGATCTGGCAGGCGAGCACGCGGCCGCCACGCTCGCCGATCTGGCCGCACCGCAGGATCTTCCGGTCGATCAGCTCGCGTCGGCGCACGAACTCGTGTACCGCCCGCTGCGCCACCCGGACGGCCCGCCGCAGCCGCAGGTGGAATACAAGCTGCGCCGATTCGTCAACGACTATGTGGCACCGCCGAAGACGGCGACGAAACTGTCGCTGGCGATCGAGACCTTCGAGCGCATGCGCGGCGAGATCGCCGAGATGGGCGCCACCACCCCGCACGAGCTGATGCGGTGCGCGGAGGTGAGTTTCATCCGGGACTGCGCGGAGATGGCGGCGCGCTCGTCGCTGACCCGCACCGAATCCCGTTGGGGTCTCTATCACGAGCGCGCCGACCTACCGCGGCGCGACGATGCGGAGTGGCGCTATCACCTGAATCTGCGCCGCGGCAGGAACGGCATGGAGTTCCTGAAGCGGCCGGTAGCACCGTATTTCGTGCCCGTCCCCGAGTTCGCCACGGTGCCGTCCACCGCCGCCGCGCCGGAACCGGTGTCGCAGCCCGACATCGTGACGGGCCCGCCGCGCGCCCAGGAGTCGGCGCCGCTCGTGGCCGGCCGCGGCGACGGCACGGCGGTGACCGAGTCTCAGGACGCCGCGGCGCCGCGGATCGCCGGTCTCCTGGCATTGGACGGCCCGAGCGCAACCGATCTGGATCCCTACCTGGACGACCCGGAACCGCGGGTGCGCGCCACCGCGCTGTCGGTGCTGACCGAGGAGACACCGGACGGCTTCGCCGACCGGTTGATCGGCGCCCTCGGCGATCCCGAGTCGACCGTGCGCGCCGCCGCCGTGTCCGGACTCCGCGAACTGGTCGAAATCCTGCCCACGGCAACCGGTCTGGCCGCACTCGCGGCGTCCGACGACCCGGTGGTGCGGGCGGCGGTGATCGAACTGCTGCGCACCTCGCGATCGGGCGACCGGGAGCTGTTCGGCAAGGCCATGGTCGACCCCGACCATCGCGTCCGCATCGAGGCGGTGTCGGCACTGGTATCCGTGAACGACTGGCCCGCGCTGACCGCGGCCGCGCACGACGAGAATCGCGAGGTCCGCATTGCCGCGGCCCGCGGCCTGGCCACCGTCGGCCGGGGCGGCCGGGCGACAGTGCGCACCCTCGCCGAGGACCACGACCCGCTCGTGCGTGCCGCGGCGTTGGCCGCGTTCGCGACGCTGGGAGCCGCCGACGATGCCGCCACTCTGTCTGCGGCCCTCAACGATTCCGCCTGGCAGGTACGCGAGGGCGCAGCCCGGGGCCATGCCGGCCTCGATCCGCAATACGCCGCGGAGGCCCTGCGCCCCGCCCTGGCCGACCCGCACCCGGATGTCCGCAAGGCCACCGTACTCACCCTCAGCACCTGGCCGGACGACGACCGCGCCCGCGAGACCCTGCAAGCGGCCCTGGCCGATTCGGACGCCGACGTCCGCGCCTACGCC carries:
- a CDS encoding ABC transporter substrate-binding protein, with amino-acid sequence MKYRRARLTAMAAIVALTAAGCSLEQAASGDTVKVVIGYQSKTINTVTAGTLLRAKGFLEQRLSKLTADGGKKYRVEWQDYDTGAPITAQMVAEKIDIGSMGDYPLLINGSRTQANERSRTEFVSVTGYHPKGSPNMIVVDKGSPVRSLSELAGKKVSSSVGSASDGLLRQALSRNGIDPKSGVEVLNQQPQIGASALESGQVQALSQFVAWPGLLVFQDKAKLLFDGAELNVPTFHGVVARHGYTEQHPEVLDAFLRAQLDATDFLHQRPLEAAKLVAEGSGLPQEVVYLYNGPGGISFDTPLKPDLIRAFKGDVPYLKSIGDFADLDIDKFVDDAPLRRAFAERGADYNAAVGNPANPAPITGTDPLTNGPVTDPARASEVWTDGQDTAQPAADPTSLLRAVKLARAQGKKVRAAYVPDAELGTRWFADKALWVRDGDTYLPFTTPAAAQRYLAAHPTGAQVSFEQAVGEVRS
- a CDS encoding ABC transporter permease, coding for MSTGTIQVDTATTLAEERAPETRPVAGGPGVWRSRAVRALSIVIAVVVWQLLTANDVRLWVRFDTLPTVTEILRALGRQLGTGTYWLDLAQSLIRILSGFASAAVIGVGSGVALGRSRAFSDIFGPLTELARPIPAIAIVPVAILLFPTDEAGIVFITFLAAYFPIMVSTRHAVRALPTIWEDSVRTQGGGRWDVLVRVVLPGSLPGVFSGLSVGIGVAWICVVSAEMISGRLGVGYRTWQAYTIVDYPGVFVGIITIGVLGFVTSAMVELFGRRVTRWLPRAEETAK
- a CDS encoding ABC transporter ATP-binding protein, producing MSTAVEDEKDSAATSLVLDGVELGYSGASVVRNLTLTIGPGEILVLTGPSGCGKSTVLRALAGLLPPRAGRMTAGDTEITGPSRDRAMVFQDNALLPWRTVRSNIELALKLRGAPRAGRRERAERWIDEVGLTGFGDYLPKSLSGGMRQRVQLARGLAGEPRAVLMDEPFGALDAPTRATMQRLLIDTWRSHPVTVVFVTHDVDEALLLGDRVAVLGRAAQPLRARFEVPHPRDDVDRSTLRTEILAALDYSGDFTASV
- a CDS encoding fumarate reductase/succinate dehydrogenase flavoprotein subunit, with translation MNIPDLSETARLDCDVLVIGGGTAGTMAALTAAENGANVLLLEKAHVRHSGALAMGMDGVNNAVVPGKAVPEDYVAEITRANDGIVDQRTVYQTATRGFAMVQRLERYGVKFEKDAYGEYAVRRVHRSGSYVLPMPEGKDVKKALYRVLRQRKMRERIRIENRLMPVRVLTQDGRAVGAAALHTRTGEFVAIGAKAVILATGACGRLGLPASGYLYGTYENPTNAGDGYAMAYHAGAELSGIECFQINPLIKDYNGPACAYVANPFGGYQVNAQGERFVDSDYWSGQMMSEVKREIESARGPIYLKVTHLPHETLSALEGILHTTERPTRGTFHANRGHDYRTHDVEMHISEIGLCSGHSASGVWVDEHARTTVPGLYAAGDLACVPHNYMIGAFVFGDLAGEHAAATLADLAAPQDLPVDQLASAHELVYRPLRHPDGPPQPQVEYKLRRFVNDYVAPPKTATKLSLAIETFERMRGEIAEMGATTPHELMRCAEVSFIRDCAEMAARSSLTRTESRWGLYHERADLPRRDDAEWRYHLNLRRGRNGMEFLKRPVAPYFVPVPEFATVPSTAAAPEPVSQPDIVTGPPRAQESAPLVAGRGDGTAVTESQDAAAPRIAGLLALDGPSATDLDPYLDDPEPRVRATALSVLTEETPDGFADRLIGALGDPESTVRAAAVSGLRELVEILPTATGLAALAASDDPVVRAAVIELLRTSRSGDRELFGKAMVDPDHRVRIEAVSALVSVNDWPALTAAAHDENREVRIAAARGLATVGRGGRATVRTLAEDHDPLVRAAALAAFATLGAADDAATLSAALNDSAWQVREGAARGHAGLDPQYAAEALRPALADPHPDVRKATVLTLSTWPDDDRARETLQAALADSDADVRAYARHALG